The genomic region CCAGCTGGGTGGAGCCGGAGACCGGCGTGCTTTGGAGCAGGCACTGGCTTGGGCAGATGCCTGCCTGATTGGCGCTGGGACCTTGCGCGCCCATCAGTGCACCTGCTTGATCCGTAACCCTCAGTTATTGGAGCAGCGCCTGCAGGAGGGGCGACCGGAGCAGCCGGCCGCTGTGGTGGTCAGCCGATCGCTCGGCTTCTCGCGCACTTGGCAGTTCTTTGACCAGCCACTTCAGCGTTGGCTCTTGGCTCCGGCACCCATGCATCAGGGCTTTGATCGTTGGTTCCCTTTGGCGCCAACCTGGCCGGAGCGGCTCCAAGCGCTGGGCGCGGCTGGGATTCAGCGGCTCGTGCTTTTGGGTGGCGCTCAACTCACCGCAGATCTGCTGGCAGCGGACTGCGTCGATGCTCTCCAGCTCACAGTGGTGCCCCAGCTCCTTGGCGGTCCCTTCAGCTGGTTGCCACTCACGGATTCGCCATTGCCTGCTTCTTTGGTGCAACCGGGCGCCTGGCAGTCCGATGGCGTTGAGGACCTCGGTCACGGGGAGTGGCTTCTTCGCTACCAGAGGATCCGCTAGGGAACTTTCCTGAGCCTTTAATCAGTCCGTAGTTCTCTCTGGTTAAGGTCATCAGCGATGGCCAATGACACCGTCTGAATGACGTCACTCACGGCCCGCTGGCATCGCTCCATCAACGAGATCACTGAGCAGCAGTGGAACAGCCTGGTTGGAGACGATGCCATCCCCTTTTACCGCTGGAGCTGGTTGGAGGCCCTGGAAAGCTCCGGCAGCACCATCCCTGATCAAGGCTGGCAACCCTTGCATCTGGCCCTCTGGCGGGATGACAGTCCGATTGCTGTGGCCCCTCTGTTCCTGAAGGGGCACAGCTATGGCGAGTTTGTGTTTGACCAGACCTTTGCGCGCCTCGCCGTTGATCTGGGCTTGCACTACTACCCCAAGCTGCTTGGGATGAGCCCGGTCAGCCCCGTGCTGGGGTATCGCTTTCATGTGCGGGCTGGAGAAGACGAGGCTCTGCTCACACGGGAGCTGCTGCGGGCGATTGATCGCTTCTGCGAACAGAATGGCATCCTCAGCTGCAATTTTCTCTATGTGGATCCGCAGTGGCGGCCCCTGGCGGAAGCGGGAGGCTGCGCCGCCTGGCTGAACCAGCAGAGCCTCTGGAGCCGAGGCGATGATCAGAGCTTTGAGGACTACCTCAAGGGCTTCAATGCCAACCAGCGCCGCAACATCAAGCGGGAGCGCAAGGCCGTAGCCAAGGCGGGAATCACGGTGACGCCGCTCAGCGGAGACCAGCTCGATCTGAAGCTGCTTCAGACCATGCATCGCTTTTATGAGCAGCATTGTGCTCGCTGGGGACCATGGGGCAGCAAATATCTGGAGGAGGGGTTTTTTGAAGCGCTGGCACGGCTGCACCGCGATCAGCTGGTGCTCTTCTCAGCCCACCGCGGTGATCCTCACGATCCGGTCGCCATGTCGATGTGCGTCCAGGACGGCCGTCAGTTGTGGGGCCGGTATTGGGGCAGCAACGAGGAAATTGATTGTCTCCACTTTGAAGTCTGTTACTACGCCCCGATTGAATGGGCCCTGGCCAACAACATCACCAGTTTTGACCCTGGAGCCGGTGGCAGTCACAAACGTCGCCGGGGCTTTGTGGCACGCCCTCACGCCAGCCTGCACCGGTGGTACCAGCCCCAAATGGATCAGTTGATCCGCACCTGGTTGCCGAAGGTGAACGGCCTGATGCTGGAAGAGATCGAGGCCATCAATGCGGAGCTGCCCTTCAAAGCAGAACCTCCTGCCTTGGCTTTGTAGGTTGAAGGCATGACCACAACCCCTGAAGCACCGGCATCGACCGCCGCCGCGATGGATGCCCTGGATCAGCGCCTGTCTCAGCGTTTCATCGCCTTGGACCCGAGCGGATATTTCCTGATCAAGCTGGATCGTGATGCGGCCGAACTGGTGCTGGAGCAATACGGCAACACCATTGATGACAAAGGGCTGGCCAGAGATTCCGACACCGGTGAGGTGTTGCGTTGTGACGGGGCAAATGCCCCCCGGCGGCCCTCAGCGATCTATCGCGGCCGTACAGCCAAACAGCTCGGCATTGATCTCACTGAGGGGGATGAGCCTCATCCGCTGAGTCGTCTCGATCACGCCCTTTATCTCGGGCGAGAGTTGCAGAAGGCCGAACAGTGTCTCCGAGACGGCACGGACTATGTGCAGGACTGAGTTTTAAACGGGTTGTAATTCTTTTGGAGTGGTGGGTTCTTCAGGCGGCAAGGATTCCAGCTGCTCGCGGATTTCCTGCTGAACGATCGAGCGGTACTCGAGGAAGTGCTCGTTGTGGGCCAAAACGACCAAAAACTGCTCCAGCAGAGCAGGGTTATGGCGGGCCATCCCAAACATGTATTTCCAGAAACGACTGCGGGTATCGCGTTTGATCCCCTGACGCCAGACCACGGTGCTCAAAGCCTTGATATCAATCCACGTCGGAAGCTTTGCGGCAGCTTTCCAGCGGGGGGCACCCATTTTCAGGTAGTAGCTGTAGACCCGATCCATGTAGGCATTGGGTTCGTAGAGCGCGCAGAAGGCTTCCACGTACTCGTTGGCGATGTCTCGGATCGGTCGGGTGGGTTCGAAGTTGAGCAAGTTGGTCTGATTCACGCCCTTGGCGGCATCTTCTCCCTGAATCAGCCGACCTTCTCGCTCCAGCCGCGCCCATAGGGCTGTCTTGGGTAAGGCCTGAAGCATGCCCATCATCGCCGCGGGAATGCCCGTGCGGGTCACAAAGTCCACGATCCGGCGGCCTGCTCCATCCTTTTCGCCGTCAAAGCCGATGATGAAGCCAGCCATGACTCGGATGCCGTTCGCCGTGATCCGGTCAACAGCAGCATCGAGCGGGTTGCGCGTGTTCTGCACCTTGCGGGCTGTTTCCAGGCTGGCTTCATCTGGAGTTTCGATGCCCAGGAAGACGCTTTCGAATCGCGCATCGTGCATCATCCGCATCATCTCGTCGTCGTCGGCCAGGTCCACGGAGGCTTCAGTGGCGAAGCTGAACGGGTACCCCCGCTCCTCCTGCCACGTTCGGATCTGCGGTAGCAGCAGCTTGGCGTTGCGCTTGTTGCCGATGAAGTTGTCGTCTACCAGGAAAATTGAACGCCGCCAGCCCAGGTCGTAGAGGTACTGCAGCTCTGCCACCAATTGCTCGGGGGTTTTGGTTCGAGGTTTGCGGCCGTAGAGAACGATGATGTCGCAGAACTCGCAGTTGAAGGGGCAGCCGCGGGAGAACTGAACGCTCATCGAGTCGTAGGCGTCGAGCTGCAGGAGATCGAAGCGGGGAATCGGTGTGGCGGTGACGTCCGGCTTGTCTCCCTCTGAGGTGAAACGACCCTGGGTATCGCCCCGTTCCAGGGCTTCCAGGAACATCGGCAGGGTGATTTCTCCCTCATCGAGGATCTTGAAATCCGCCAAATCCAGTTCGGGTGCATCCGGTGTGGAGCTGGCGAATGGGCCCCCGATGGCCACCGGCAGACCCCGCTGCTTGGCCTTGCCGATCTGCACGGCCATGTCGTCCTTCTGAACGATCATTCCCGAAATGATCACCAGCTCGGCCCAGCTCCATTCTTCCTCTGTCACCTCCCGCACGTTGCGGTCCACCAGCTTCATCTCCCAGTCCTGGGGCAGCAGCGCTGCAACAGTCACCATCCCCAGGGGAGGCAGCAACACCTTCCGATTCACCAGCTCAAGAATCTTCTCGTAACTCCAGAAGGTCTTCGGGAACTCGGGGTAAACAAAAAGGGTGCGCATGGCGTCGGGCGTTGATGGATGGACGTCCGGTTGGCCCGGTTGGAGATACCTCTCAATCGGTATCAGCTATTCACAAACCCTAAGCGCATTGGCCTGAACCCAGGCCAATGTCTGATCTAATAGTGGTCACCTCAGTACTTGCACATGGGCGTCGGCATCTATCTCGGCCTGGTTGGTTCCGGTCTGGTGACGGCTTTTGTGCTCACCAAGATCCTCAAGGGAATCAAGCTCATCTGAGCTGTTCCAGACGCTTCGCTCCTCGTTTTCGCATCCAGAGCACAGCCACAGCAGCGCTGAGGCCACCGGTTAGGGCGAAGCTCGCCGACAGGCTGGTGGTCTTCACCAGCAGGGCAACAAGCAATCCACACATGCCGCCTCCGCCCAGGAAGGCGATCTGGCTCAGTCCAGCCATGCGGCCGCGCATCACCTGTGGTGAACCGATCTGACTGATCAGGTTGCAGCTGCTCAGCAGTCCGGCGGTGCCGGCGCCGATCAGGAAGGCCATGGCCAGGCTGAATCCTGGCCCGGGTGTGCGGGCCATCCCCAGCTGGGCCACAGCGGTGACCAAGCCGAAGCTCCCGAGGGTGAGGAACGGGCGCCGGCAGAAACGTTGGCTGTTGCGTTGCAGCACCGCGCCGCCCACGATGCTTCCGGCGGCCAGCACGCTGGTGAAAAGCGCCAGGTCTCCAGGATCGGGTCCCAGCATGCGATCTGCAATCAATGGGGCCAGTCCCGGGTGGTAGAACCCGATCAGACAGAGAACGGCGGTGAAGCTGAGCACCCCCTGTAGGGTGCTGCCGCAGTGGCGCCAGGCATTGAGCAAGCTGGCGTCCTGGCCGCCGCCGCTGCGCACCTCCTGATCCCGATTCGGACTGAGCAGGAACATCACACTGGCGATCGGCAGCAGATAGCTGGCCGCATCAATGCCCAGGGCCCAGGCCGGGCCTGTGGCCACCAGTAACCAAGCGCCGATTGGGGGGCCCACCAGCTTGCCCACGTTGAACACCACCGAAAAGCTGGTGAGGTAGCCCGCCAGCTGCCCGGGTTGCTCGACCAGGATTGAGCAGTACTTGTTGCGGGCTGTCAGCTCATAGGCGCCGGCGATGCCCACCAGCAACGTGCTGCAGAGCAGCAGCAGCACCTGGGCCGTGCCTTCCAGCAGGGGGATGGCCAGCGCCCCCAGGACTGAGGCGGCCAGCAGCGCCCATTGCGCCTGCACCAGCACCCGTTCACAGCCCACCCGGTCGGTGCGCACCCCTGCCGGACCACTCACCAGCAGGGTGGGCAGTGACAACGCAGCGAAGTTCAATGCCAGCACGAAGGGATCCACCTCTCCTTTCATCAGGATCCAGCCCTTGGCGGTGATGCCGGCGAACGAACCGGCCGTGCTCACGCCGGAGGCAATCAGAAAAAGCTGGCGTTGCTGCTCGGCCTGCAGTTTGAAAAGGGTCAACCCTGGCGTCTCGCTGCGGCCACCATGGCGCGGGCACCGACAATCCGCCCGCTGAGGTCGTAGATGTCAGCACCGGTGATCTCCACCGGCATCAGGCTCCCCGGTGCGGCCTGTTGACCATCGGCGCCGGGTTGCACCCGCACTTCGCCGTCCACTTCTGGAGCAAAGCGGGCGCAGCGACCGATCATCTCGCCGGTTTGCGGGTTGTGTTGTTCGATCAGGACGTCCACGGTGCGGCCCACCCAGCGACTGTTGCGTTCCGCCGAAATCGGTTGCTGCAGCGCCATCAGGGCATCCTTGCGGGCCTGGGCCACCTCTGGATCGACGTGATCGGGCAGGTCGGCTGCTGCGGTGCCGTCCTCTGGCGAGAAGGTGAACACTCCAACATGATCGAAGCGCTGGCGCTCGAGGAAGCCCATCAGGTGCTGAAAATGCTCCTCGGTTTCGCCTGGGAATCCCACGATCAACGTGGTGCGCAGCACCGCGTCGGGGAGTTGCTCGCGGATCTGATCCAGCAGGCGGTCGTTCACATCCGCTTGCCAGGGGCGGTTCATCGACCGCAGCACCTCTGGATGGCTGTGCTGCAACGGCAGATCCAGATAAGGCACAACATTCGGCACGTCCCGGTATGCCGCCAGCACATCCGGTGTCAGGCCGGTGGGATAGGCGTAGTGCACACGGATCCAGGGGATCTCCACTTCCCCTAGGGCACGAAGCAGCTCCGCCAGCTTGGGTTTGCCGTAGAGGTCGAGCCCGTAGTTGGTTGTGATCTGGCTGATCAGGATCAGCTCCTGCACTCCCTGCTCAGCCAATTGGTGGGCTTCAGCCACGATCGATTCAATGGGCCGGCTGCGCTGATCTCCCCGCAGCTTCGGAATGATGCAGAAGGCGCAGCGGTAGTCGCAGCCTTCAGCCACCTTCAGGAAGGCCACTGCCTGATCGGTGGTGCGCTGGCGCGCTAGATGTTCATCGCCCACAAAGGTGGGCACAGCGCTGACTTGGTTGACCCGCTCCCCTGCTTCCACCCGCTGCAGCACGTCAACGATGTGCTGGTAATCGCCGGTTCCCACAATGGCCTTGGCTTCCGGAATCGACTCCAGTAATTCCTCCTGGAAATGCTGGGCCAGGCATCCCGCGATGATCAGCTCCTTGCCCTGTTCTGCCAGTCCCACCAGGGTTCGCACCGATTCCTCGCGGGCGTCCTGAATGAAGCTGCAGGTGTTCACCACCACCACGGCGGCATCGTTTTCATCGGTGCTAACGCCATAGCCCGCTTCCGCCAGCAGCCCCACCATGTGTTCGGTGTCGACCCGATTCTTCTCGCACCCCAGGTGGGCGAACGCGACCGTCGGTTTTGTCGGGGTGCTTGTCATCACGTCGCCGGCAGGCCATCTCTCAGCCTACGAAGCGGCTTGATCACGCTGGAACTGACAGAATTCGAATACTTGAAGATCAAGGATGGGCACCACCCGTCTCGTTAGCCGTCGACGCCAAGATTCAGGCGCGAAATGGGCCCGCATCGCCATGGCGGTGCTGGCCACTGCTGGGCTGATCGACACCGGTTCGATCACCCTCAAGCGCTGGGGCCTGCTTGGCAACCTCACCTGTCCGATGGGGGCTGACGGTTGCGACAAGGTGCTCAACAGCGCCTGGGGGACGGTCTTCGCTGAGATCCCTCTTTCGCTGATAGGAGTGCTGGCCTATGGCGCGGTGCTCCTGATGGCGCTGCTGCCCTTGTTGCCAGGTCTGCAGGAAAACAAGGCCGACCTCTCGCGACGCACCTGGTGGGGCCTGTTCACGGTCTCCCTAGCGATGGCCGTCTTCAGCGGTGTGCTGCTGGGCGTGATGCTGCTCAAGATTCAGGCTTTCTGTTTCTTCTGTGTTCTCTCCGCGGCGCTGTCCCTGGCTTTGTTGGTGCTCTCCATCATTGGAGGCGGCTGGGAGGATCTGGGGCAGCTGCTGTTCCGCGGTGTGCTGCTGGCCCTGGCCGTGCTTCTGGGGGGCTTGATTTGGGCGTCGGTGGTCGATCCCAATCGGCCCGAGACCGTGGCCAGCGGCACCGGCGTTGCCCCGCTCGTCACGACCGAGAGCACACCTGCGTCGATCGCCTTGGCCGAGCACCTCACCAGCAGTGGCGCGGTGATGTATTCCGCTTACTGGTGCCCCCATTGCCATGACCAGAAGGAGCTTTTCGGCAAGCAGGCTTCCGATCAGCTCAAGGTGGTTGAGTGCGCGCCTGATGGTGAAAACAATCAGGCTGACCTCTGCCGCAGCAAAGGATTAGAGGGCTTCCCCAGCTGGGAGATCAATGGCAGCGTCGACTCCGGCGTGAAAGGGCTCGACACCTTGGCGGAACTCAGCGGCTACGACGGCAACACCGACTTCTAAATCAAGGGCGCACGGCTCGGGTGAAGATGCCCTGCTCTCGTTGCTGCCTGGAATGCTGCCGCCATTGCGGCAGCGGCGCGGGAGCATCGCTGCGGTAATGACCGCCTCGGCTTTCGCCGCGAAACAGGCAGGCCTCCAGCATCAGACGGCTGGTTAAAAGCCGGTGGTGCAGATCCAGCAACAGGTTCAGATCGCGTCGGCTGCTTTCCGCCAGCAGGCGAGGGGCACAGGGGTCCGCTCGCAGCAAGGCCTGAAGCAGAGGCTGCTGTTCCAGGTGCTGTTCGTCCTCCTTGACCTTGGTGAGGGCCTTGCGCAGTCCGGAGGCGGACCGCTCCACACCCGCCCGCCGCCAGCAGAGTTGTCGCAGCTGTTCGATCGCGTCGATCAACTGCGAACTACTGCTCCCGTCCAGGTCGAGCTCGAGGGGTTGGGCTGTGCCGTTGGTAGGTGTCGGCAGGGCTGGCCCGAGCTCGATCTCCTTGAGTCGATTGGCGAACACCAGGCACTCCATCAGGGAGTTGCTGGCCAGACGGTTGGCCCCATGCAGGCCGGTGCAGGCCACCTCCCCCACGGCATAAAGCCCCGGCAGTGTGGTGGCGGCCTGCAGATCCGTGGCGACTCCTCCCATCCAGTAGTGGGCAGCCGGGGCCACGGGAATCGGCCGTTCCAAGGGATTGAGTCCGAGTTCATCGCAGCGGTCCAGGATTGTTGGGAAGCGTCGCTCCGCTTGGTCGCGCGGGATGGCGGCGAAGTCCAGCCACATCTGTTTCACCTGCTGCCGCTGCATGGCTTGCATTAAGGCCCGGCTCACCTGATCCCGCGGTGAGAGGTCGCGTTGGCGCAGATGGGCCACAGGGCTGCCCCCGAGGGAATCCACCAGCACTCCACCTTCGCCGCGAACGGCTTCGGAGATCAGAAAACAGGGGGCGTCATCCAGGCGGATGGCCGTGGGATGGAATTGCACGAACTCCAGATCTTCCACTGCAGCCCCCGCTTGCCAGGCCAGGGCGATGCCTTCGCCGCAGGCCTGGGCAGGATTGGTGGTGTTGGCAAACAGATGGCCTCCCCCGCCGCTGGCCAGCACGACAGCGCGGGCTTCGATGCCGTGAAGATTCGCCCCATCCAGCACCTGCACGCCGCAGCAGCGCCTATCGCGCACCAGCAGCTGGGTCACCCGGACGCCGCGGCGGTGCAGCAACCCCGGCCGTTGCTCGACACGATCCCGCAGCACATCCACAAGAGCCCGTCCGGTTTGGTCCTGCACATGCAGGACTCGCCTGTGGCTGTGGGCTGCTTCCAGGGTGGTGGCAAGACCGTCTTGATCCCGGTCAAAAGCCATGCCCAGTTGGTCAAGACGATCCACGCAATGGGGTGCCTCCTGCACCAGCAGTCGCACCGCATCGCCATCACAGAGGTCAGCTCCTGCCAGAAGGGTGTCCTCGGCATGGCTGTCGGCGCTGTCTTCCTTCCGGGTCACCGCGGCGATGCCGCCCTGGGCCCAGCGGCTGGAGGAACGCCGCCCCGTGTTGCGGTTGAGAAGTAAGACCTTCAGCTCTGGGGGTAGATCGAGGCAGGTCATCAACCCAGCTGCCCCGGCACCGATCACCACCACGTCCCAGGGACCTGAGGGGATGGGATCAGAGCAGCGGGGCTGTGCCATCACGGGGACAAAAAAACCGCCGGTGGTCCGGCGGTTCAAACAATCACAGTCATTGTGACGGGGTTAATGGATCAGCGGTACTGACCGTCATTGATGCGGTCGTCGCCCTCATTCAGAGCAATGGAGGGAGGAGTGACAGTGAAATTGTCGCGATACTTGGCGAAGAGCTCTTGCTGACGATCAGTCAGGTCGAGAGACAGCACGTCGTCAACGCTGTCGTATGGGCCGCCAAGAACAATTTTCCCGGCCATGGTCGGATACATGCCAGGAAATTGCTGGAAGCGACGCACGGAGGAGTTGTTGAGGTCGACCTTGCCTTCACGTTCAGCAATCTTGTCGTCCACAACGTTGCGGATCTCGTTGCCGGAATACTTGCTGCGAAGGTCGTCGTCGGCATAAACGCTGTTGGGAAGCACAAGGCCTGCCATCAGACTTGCCATCACCAGTGCGCCGGTCAGCCAGCTCAGAAGCCGCTTCATCTCAACTCTCGATCAGGGGTCAGAACGGGACGACCGGCGTTGCCGGCTCGGGAAGACTACAAGTCGTTGCCCCTTTAAAGCCTCTGATTTGCAGCAGCTTTTGCAGTTCGTTTCACTCGATCAGCCCGCTGAGCCCGGGCTGCAGCAACGCCGAGAGCAGGAATAATCCGTCTACCCAAAGGGTTGTGATCAACACAGCAGCTGCCATGGCTCCGGTCTCACCGTTGGAATCGTTGCCATTCGTGTTCAGGCGACGTCCAACGAATAGGACGATCGCAGCAGCAATCATCAGGGTGACCATGGGCAGGGGCTGAAGCAAATGCAGCCCTGCCTGATGCAGCAGTAGAGGAGCCTGATCCAGGGAAGCGGTCACGACTGGCGGCCAGAACTGCATCACGCCGGTGGCCGCCATGGCCAGGTCTGTGCAGGCTGTACCCAATAAAGATGACAAATAAAACGTTGCCGCCAGCCGCCAGCGGCCCTGCAGGCCACCCAAGGCAACAGGCAAAGCGAAGGCTTCGACGGGCAGGTGCAGCACGGGATGGGCCCGCAGCCAACCCCAGAAAATGCAGCCCGCAAGCCAGCTACCGCTGAAACCAACGAGAAGGGAACCCAGGTCGGATGCCGTCTGGGAGCGGCTCTGATGCAACACCAGGCCGGCTGCAATCAGAACACCCGTGAAAAGGGTTGCTGAGAAAGGATCCAGGCGAACCCAAGGTGCCTGCAGAAACACAGGCAGCACCACCATTGCTGCAGCGATGCGCGCGACCGGAAAGGACCACGACCGAGCGGAGGCTGAGGTTTGCCAGGTGCCGCCGATCAAATCCTTTTCATGAAGAAAGTCACGGAACCTTAGAAGACATCTTCAAGTGACGCGGCCGACATCCCTGCCTTGCGGGCCGGGGATACCGTCAAGGCGACATCTGTTGTCTCGATGGCGGACCCCTCTGCATCCATAACCCTGCTTGAGGCCTGCTGGCGTGATCTGGTGCTGGGAGTGGTGCAGGGACTCACTGAATTTCTGCCGATCAGCAGCACCGCTCACCTAAAGGTGGTGCCTGTGCTCTTGGGTTGGGGCGACCCTGGCGTTTCCGTCACCGCCGCGATTCAACTGGGCAGCATCGTTGCGGTGATCGCCTATTTCCGCAGCGATCTCAGCCAGGTGCTGCGGGGAATCAGTCGTGCCATTCGCCATGGCCAGTGGCGGGAGCCAGAGGCACGTCTTGGACTCGCCATGGCGGTGGGCACCCTGCCGATCCTGGTGGTCGGGCTGGGCATCAAATTCTTCTGGGCTCAGGGTTACGAACAGTCGCCCCTACGCAGTGTTCTTTCCATTGCGATCGTCTCGATCGTGATGGCTTTGTTGCTTGCTTTGGCGGAACGGGCTGGAACCCGTCGCAGGCAGCTCCCGGATGTTTCAGGGCGTGATGGCTTCGTGGTGGGCGTGGCGCAGGCGTTGGCCTTGATTCCAGGGGTGTCCCGTTCTGGCAGCACCCTCACAGCTGCCCTGTTCGATGGTTGGCAGCGGGGCGACGCCGCACGCTTCTCTTTCCTGCTCGGCATCCCCGCAATCACGATTGCGGGGCTGGTGGAACTCAAGGATGCTCTGGATGCCAGTGCTGGTAACGGCCCCCTCCCGTTGTTGGTAGGCATTTTTTCAGCTGCCTTGGTGTCCTGGCTGGCGATTGATTGGTTGCTGAAGTTCCTCCAGCGCCACAGCACTTGGATCTTTGTTGCCTACCGGCTGCTCTTCGGTCTGCTTCTGCTGGTCTGGTGGGGCGCTCACGGCGCACACTGAGTTCAGATGAAGTCGGCTTGTGTGGAATGAGCCATCCGCTGGAGTTGCCGTAGCAGCTCTGGATCCAACCAGCAGTGGCCGCCAGCCTCAGCCTGCTGTGGTGGCCTCCGTAGAGGCCGGCTCGATCGGGGAGGAGTTGGGTTTTGAGCCGGGCGATCAGTTGCTCAGCATCAACGGCATTCGACCACGAGATCTGATCGATTACCGCTACCTCTGCGTGGATGAGGAGCTTTGCCTTGAGGTGCGTGATGCAGCTGGTGCTCTGCATCAGGTGGAGTTGGAAAAGGAGGCTGATGACGGTCTTGGCCTGGCCTTCACCGAGGCCCTGTTTGATGGCTTGCGTCAGTGCAATAACAATTGTCCGTTCTGTTTCATCGATCAACAGCCCCCAGGCCGGCGCGACAGTCTTTACCTAAAAGACGACGATTACCGGCTGAGCTTTCTCTATGGCTCCTATCTGACCCTCACCAATCTGGGCGAGGCCGATTGGCAGCGGATTGAGGAGCAGCGTTTATCTCCCTTGTTTGTATCGGTGCATGCCACGGAGCCCGACCTGCGCTCCCGGCTGCTGGTGAACCCGCGTGCTGCCCAGGTGATGGATCAGCTCGCCTGGTTTGACCAGCGTGATCTGCAGATTCATGCCCAGGTGGTGGTCTGCCCAGGGCTTAATGACGGTCCTGCACTGGAGAGGACCTTGGACGACCTGGCGTCCTTCGCGTCTGGCCCCTGGCCGGCGGTGTTGTCCGCAGCGGTTGTTCCGGTGGGGCTTACCCGGTTCAGGCCGGCTGAAGATGGCCTTGTTCCTGTGGATCCGGCCTGTGCCCGGCAGGTGATTGCCCAGGTGGAACCCATGCAGCAGAACTTCCAGGCGGCCTTGGGCACTCGCTTTGCTTGGCTCTCGGATGAGTGGTACTTGATGGCTGGGTTGCCGTTGCCGCCTCGGGATGACTACGAGGATCTTCCGCAGCAGGAGAACGGTGTGGGCAGCATTCGAGCCTTCCTCGAAGCTCTGGATGCCGCGACTGAAGACCTGCCCAGAGCGGTTCCGCAGCCCCGTCGTTGCAGCTGGGTGGTGGGTCAGATCGTCGCACAGGCATTGCAGCCCGTGGCCGAACGGTTGAATGGCGTTGATGGTGTCGAGTTTCACCTGATCGGACTGCCGAGTCCCTATTGGGGGCAGGACCAAGTGGTGACCGGACTGTTGACAGGTCAGGATCTGCTCAGTGGGTTGCAGGGGCGAGATCTTGGCGATGAGCTGCTGCTGCCGTCGGTGATGTTGCGGCAGGGGCAGCCTGTGTTCCTCGATGACATGACCTTGGAGGCCCTAGCCGCGCAGCTGCCGGTCCCCATCCGGATTGTGCATGGGGCGGCTGACGTCGTGGCCTCAGTTTTGAGTGCCGTAGGAAAAAGTCCCTAAGCTCCGCCAAAGGTTTTTGATTGCTGTGCGCCGGATCACCGCGGGTATTTGTCTCGTTGCGGGCGTCGTCTCCACCGGTGTTCCCTCTGCATTCAGCCAGGAGACTGCGCAGTCTGAGTCGGCATTGGTTGACCAGAACACGCTTCCCGATGCGATCGATTTGAAGGGTGCACGCCCCAAGGCTGATCCATCTGTCGTAGCTCCGGCTCTCGACGTCTTGCCGCCTCCCCTCGTTCCTTTGGCTGCTCCCCCCAGCCTGGCGCTCCCTGATGCGCCGGCTCAGGTGCGCATTCATGAGCTGCGTCCTCTCACCCTGGAGGAGGCTCTTCAGCTCGCTGAGTTCAACAGTCCGAAGCTCAAGGCTGCTGCCAGTCAGGTTGATCAGGCCAAGTCTGCGCTCCGCGCAGCAATCGCAGCTTGGTACCCCACCGTCGACCTCTCGGCCAGTGGGCTCCCCGAATATTTCAAGTCGTACTCCTATCGAAATCCCGACTTCGTCCCGGATCGGGTCGTGCAGAAACCCTCACCTCGGGTCAACCCCATCACCGGTGAGGAGACGAAGGTCAACCCCAATACCGGTGAGGAGTACACCCGCCCTGTGACACGGGATGGATTCAATGAGAGGTATGGCCGCGAGTGGCGGGT from Synechococcus sp. UW69 harbors:
- a CDS encoding TIGR03279 family radical SAM protein is translated as MWNEPSAGVAVAALDPTSSGRQPQPAVVASVEAGSIGEELGFEPGDQLLSINGIRPRDLIDYRYLCVDEELCLEVRDAAGALHQVELEKEADDGLGLAFTEALFDGLRQCNNNCPFCFIDQQPPGRRDSLYLKDDDYRLSFLYGSYLTLTNLGEADWQRIEEQRLSPLFVSVHATEPDLRSRLLVNPRAAQVMDQLAWFDQRDLQIHAQVVVCPGLNDGPALERTLDDLASFASGPWPAVLSAAVVPVGLTRFRPAEDGLVPVDPACARQVIAQVEPMQQNFQAALGTRFAWLSDEWYLMAGLPLPPRDDYEDLPQQENGVGSIRAFLEALDAATEDLPRAVPQPRRCSWVVGQIVAQALQPVAERLNGVDGVEFHLIGLPSPYWGQDQVVTGLLTGQDLLSGLQGRDLGDELLLPSVMLRQGQPVFLDDMTLEALAAQLPVPIRIVHGAADVVASVLSAVGKSP